One Deltaproteobacteria bacterium genomic region harbors:
- a CDS encoding 50S ribosomal protein L7/L12, which yields MEVTREQVKDFLKNMSLLDASALVKELEAELGVSAAAPIAVAAAGPAAGGGAAAAAPEKEDFTVVLAGGGEKKIQVIKVVRELTGLGLKEAKDLVDGAPKPLKEGVPKAEAEAIKKKIEEAGGTVELK from the coding sequence ATGGAAGTGACGCGCGAGCAGGTGAAGGATTTCCTGAAGAACATGAGCCTCCTCGACGCCTCAGCGCTCGTGAAGGAGCTGGAGGCCGAGCTCGGGGTCTCGGCCGCGGCGCCGATCGCCGTTGCGGCGGCAGGTCCGGCGGCCGGCGGCGGCGCCGCGGCGGCGGCGCCCGAGAAGGAGGACTTCACGGTCGTCCTCGCGGGCGGCGGTGAGAAGAAGATTCAGGTGATCAAGGTGGTGCGCGAGCTCACGGGGCTCGGCCTCAAGGAGGCGAAGGACCTGGTCGACGGCGCGCCCAAGCCGCTCAAGGAGGGCGTGCCGAAAGCCGAGGCCGAGGCGATCAAGAAGAAGATCGAGGAGGCCGGCGGCACCGTCGAGCTCAAGTAG
- the nusG gene encoding transcription termination/antitermination protein NusG yields MAEEGGRNWYVVHTYSGYEHKVKAALEERIRSLGKPDLFGPILVPSEKVVELVKGKKKTSSRKFFPGYILVNMKLNNETWHIVKSTPKVTGFLGGGMDPSSIPPISEGEVREITHQMEEGAVKPKPKVLFEQGEQVKVVDGPFQDFNGVVEEVKPDKGKLRVLISIFGRATPVELDFVQVEKA; encoded by the coding sequence ATGGCCGAGGAAGGGGGACGAAACTGGTACGTGGTGCACACGTACTCCGGCTACGAGCACAAGGTGAAGGCGGCGCTCGAGGAGCGCATCCGCTCGCTCGGGAAGCCCGATCTCTTCGGACCGATCCTGGTCCCCTCCGAGAAGGTCGTGGAGCTCGTGAAGGGGAAGAAGAAGACGTCGTCCCGCAAGTTCTTCCCCGGCTACATCCTGGTCAACATGAAGCTCAACAACGAGACCTGGCACATCGTCAAGTCGACGCCCAAGGTCACGGGCTTCCTCGGTGGGGGAATGGACCCCAGCTCCATCCCGCCCATCTCGGAGGGGGAGGTGCGCGAGATCACGCACCAGATGGAGGAGGGGGCGGTCAAGCCGAAGCCGAAGGTGCTGTTCGAGCAGGGGGAGCAGGTGAAGGTGGTCGACGGTCCCTTCCAGGACTTCAACGGCGTCGTCGAGGAAGTGAAGCCGGACAAGGGAAAGCTCCGGGTGCTGATCAGCATTTTCGGACGTGCCACCCCCGTCGAGCTCGACTTCGTCCAGGTGGAGAAGGCGTGA
- a CDS encoding 50S ribosomal protein L10, whose amino-acid sequence MKRAEKVEAVHELEGDLRRATVAVLADYRGLTAGQMNRLRKAVREADGRCRVAKNTFARRAVDASRRPSLEPLLRGPLAMILGFRDPVAIAKLAVKFAEELPKLEIKAAMLGDRILPAAEVKALATLPSREVLLARLLGLLQAPATQLVRTLNEPAARLARLVDALAKRAGHEAPAPAGEPEE is encoded by the coding sequence ATGAAGCGGGCAGAGAAGGTGGAGGCGGTGCACGAGCTGGAGGGCGATCTTCGCCGCGCCACCGTGGCGGTGCTCGCCGACTACCGCGGGCTGACGGCCGGGCAGATGAACCGTCTCCGCAAGGCGGTCCGCGAGGCCGACGGGCGATGCCGCGTCGCCAAGAACACCTTTGCCCGGCGCGCGGTCGACGCGTCGCGGCGGCCGTCGCTCGAGCCGTTGCTGCGCGGCCCGCTCGCCATGATCCTCGGCTTCCGCGACCCGGTGGCCATCGCCAAGCTGGCGGTCAAGTTCGCCGAGGAGCTGCCGAAGCTCGAGATCAAGGCCGCGATGCTCGGCGACCGGATCCTGCCGGCCGCCGAGGTGAAGGCGCTCGCGACGCTGCCGTCGCGGGAGGTCCTGCTCGCCCGGCTCCTCGGCTTGCTGCAGGCGCCCGCCACGCAGCTCGTGCGGACGCTCAACGAGCCGGCAGCCCGCCTCGCCCGCCTGGTGGACGCGCTCGCCAAGCGAGCCGGTCACGAGGCGCCGGCCCCTGCCGGCGAGCCAGAAGAGTGA
- a CDS encoding 50S ribosomal protein L1: MAKRSKRYRAAAAKIERTRRYSLEEAVRTIAAGDGKAKFDETVELAVKLGVDPRQADQNVRGTVVLPHGTGKTVRVLVLAKGEKAKEATEAGADHVGADDIVKRIQDEQWLEFDTAIATPDMMGAVGKLGKILGPRGLMPNPKVGTVTFDVGKAVREAKAGKVEFRVEKAGIVHVPIGKRSFGAERLLENAHTLLASLIRAKPAAAKGNYMQSVALSTTMGPAVRIDPVAARAAAA, from the coding sequence ATGGCAAAGAGAAGCAAGCGCTATCGGGCAGCGGCCGCCAAGATCGAGCGGACGCGCCGCTACTCCCTCGAAGAGGCGGTGCGGACCATCGCGGCGGGCGACGGTAAGGCCAAGTTCGACGAGACGGTGGAGCTCGCGGTCAAGCTCGGAGTGGATCCCCGCCAGGCAGACCAGAACGTGCGCGGCACCGTCGTTCTGCCGCACGGCACCGGCAAGACCGTCCGCGTGCTGGTCCTCGCCAAGGGCGAGAAGGCCAAGGAGGCCACCGAGGCCGGCGCCGACCACGTCGGGGCCGACGACATCGTCAAGCGCATTCAGGACGAGCAGTGGCTCGAGTTCGACACCGCGATCGCCACGCCGGACATGATGGGCGCCGTCGGAAAGCTCGGCAAGATCCTCGGCCCACGCGGCCTCATGCCGAATCCGAAGGTGGGGACCGTGACCTTCGACGTCGGCAAGGCGGTGCGTGAGGCGAAAGCGGGCAAGGTCGAGTTCCGGGTCGAGAAGGCGGGCATCGTGCACGTGCCGATCGGCAAGCGAAGCTTCGGCGCCGAGCGGCTCCTCGAGAACGCCCACACCCTGCTGGCCAGCCTGATCCGCGCCAAGCCGGCCGCGGCCAAGGGCAACTACATGCAGAGCGTCGCGCTCTCGACCACCATGGGGCCCGCGGTACGCATCGACCCGGTGGCGGCACGTGCGGCGGCGGCCTGA
- the rpoB gene encoding DNA-directed RNA polymerase subunit beta, with translation MSTQVVQTSRVPNNLRARRTFGRIKKIIDIPNLIEIQRRSYEEFLQKDVTPEQRKDQGLQAVFKSVFPIKDFNETASLEFVSYTLSEPKYDVEECHQRGMTYAAPLKVTVQLVIWDVDPDSGVRSIKNVKEQEVYFGEIPLMTRHGTFMVNGTERVIVSQLHRSPGVFFDHDKGKTHASGKLLYSARIIPYRGSWIDFEFDPKDILYVRIDRRRKFHATVLLRALGMTTEDLLNYFYRRDTVVLEGRKAAKVFQADHLVGVKASRDIRHPQSNELIVKEGRKFTKMALRQMEQAGISQIPIALEEVIGRVSAHDVKDAKSGEVLLATNEEITEEKLEALRQRGVNKVEVLFLDDSHIGPSLRNTLLQDRIPSPEEAILEIYRRLRPGDPPTPETATAFFNNLFFNPERYDLSRVGRLKLNHKLKLNVPLDQGTLRREDILEVVRYLILLKNGIGQIDDIDHLGNRRVRAVGELVENQYRIGLVRMERAIKERMSLQDIETLMPQELINYKPVSAVIKEFFGSSQLSQFMDQTNPLSEITHKRRLSALGPGGLTRERAGFEVRDVHPTHYGRVCPIETPEGPNIGLIASLSTYARVNEFGFVETPYRRVKDGRVTDEIVYLSALEEEEHTIAQANAPIDAKGHYTADLVSARLGGEFTMVRPEQVEFMDVSPNQLVSVAASLIPFLENDDANRALMGSNMQRQAVPLLRTDAPLVGTGMERVVARDSGVTVVARRDGVVEQVDSTRIVVKADRPSQDGRDPGVDIYNLIKYQRSNQNTCINQRPIVVVGDHVKAGDVIADGPSTEMGELALGRNVLVAFMPWGGYNFEDSILISERVVKDDFFTSVHIEEFECVARDTKLGPEEITRDIPNVGDEALKDLDDSGIIRIGAEVKPGDILVGKITPKGETQLSPEEKLLRAIFGEKAGEVRDTSLRVPPGVEGTVINARVFSRKGIQKDERSRAIEEDEVAKLRKDQQDEIRIIRESAGKKVLKLLQGKVTTARLTDDTRKVLLHKGVEIAPEILAQVPSNYWGDIKVGDERVEDELSRLVEGMQEQIDLIKMVFNEKIERLKSGDELPPGVIKMVKVFVAIKRKLQVGDKMAGRHGNKGVLSRILPEEDMPYLADGTPVDIVLNPLGVPSRMNVGQILETHLGWAARELGGQIESDLESDGRPNVEALRKKLKELYASKELSDFVDALADDDIVKLAKKASKGIHVGSPVFDGASEEEIFKLMARATLPATGQTRLHDGRTGESFAHEVTVGVMYMMKLHHLVDDKIHARSTGPYSLVTQQPLGGKAQFGGQRLGEMEVWALEAYGAAYTLQEMLTVKSDDVAGRTRMYEAIVKGENVLEPGLPESFNVMVKELQSLALDIELTEDRPAGD, from the coding sequence ATGAGCACTCAGGTGGTTCAGACCTCTCGTGTACCGAACAACCTTCGCGCGCGCCGAACCTTCGGCCGCATCAAGAAGATCATCGACATTCCGAACCTGATCGAGATCCAGCGTCGCTCGTACGAGGAGTTCCTGCAGAAGGACGTCACGCCCGAGCAGCGCAAGGACCAAGGCCTGCAGGCGGTCTTCAAGTCCGTCTTTCCCATCAAGGACTTCAACGAGACCGCCTCGCTCGAGTTCGTGAGCTACACGCTCTCCGAGCCCAAGTACGACGTCGAGGAGTGCCACCAGCGGGGCATGACCTACGCCGCGCCGCTCAAGGTCACCGTCCAGCTCGTCATCTGGGACGTCGACCCGGACAGCGGGGTCCGCTCGATCAAGAACGTGAAGGAGCAGGAGGTGTACTTCGGCGAGATCCCGCTGATGACGCGGCACGGGACGTTCATGGTGAACGGAACGGAGCGGGTCATCGTCTCGCAGCTCCACCGCTCGCCCGGCGTCTTCTTCGACCACGACAAGGGGAAGACCCACGCCAGCGGGAAGCTCCTCTACTCGGCGCGCATCATCCCGTATCGCGGCTCGTGGATCGACTTCGAGTTCGACCCGAAGGACATCCTCTACGTGCGCATCGACCGGCGCCGGAAGTTCCACGCGACGGTCCTCCTGCGCGCGCTCGGCATGACCACCGAGGACCTCCTCAACTACTTCTACCGGCGCGACACGGTCGTGCTCGAGGGCCGCAAGGCGGCCAAGGTCTTCCAGGCCGATCACCTGGTCGGCGTGAAGGCCTCGCGGGACATCCGCCATCCGCAGTCGAACGAGCTGATCGTCAAGGAAGGCCGCAAGTTCACCAAGATGGCGCTCAGGCAGATGGAGCAGGCGGGCATCAGCCAGATCCCGATCGCGCTCGAGGAGGTGATCGGGCGGGTCTCGGCGCACGACGTCAAGGACGCGAAGAGCGGCGAGGTGCTGCTCGCGACCAACGAGGAGATCACCGAGGAGAAGCTGGAGGCGCTCCGCCAGCGCGGGGTGAACAAGGTCGAGGTCCTCTTCCTCGACGACTCGCACATCGGGCCCTCGCTTCGGAACACCCTCCTCCAGGACCGCATCCCGAGCCCGGAGGAGGCGATCCTCGAGATCTACCGGCGGCTGCGCCCCGGCGATCCGCCCACGCCCGAGACCGCGACCGCCTTCTTCAACAACCTCTTCTTCAACCCCGAGCGCTACGACCTGTCGCGGGTCGGGCGCCTGAAGCTCAACCACAAGCTCAAGCTGAACGTGCCGCTCGACCAGGGCACGCTGCGGCGCGAGGACATCCTCGAGGTCGTCCGCTATCTGATCCTGCTGAAGAACGGCATCGGGCAGATCGACGACATCGACCATCTCGGCAACCGGCGCGTCCGTGCCGTCGGCGAGCTCGTCGAGAACCAGTACCGCATCGGGCTCGTCCGCATGGAGCGGGCGATCAAGGAGCGCATGAGCCTGCAGGACATCGAGACGCTGATGCCGCAGGAGCTCATCAACTACAAGCCGGTATCCGCCGTGATCAAGGAGTTCTTCGGCTCCTCGCAGCTCTCGCAGTTCATGGACCAGACGAACCCGCTCTCCGAGATCACGCACAAGCGGCGCCTCTCGGCCCTCGGCCCGGGCGGACTCACGCGCGAGCGCGCGGGCTTCGAGGTGCGCGACGTGCACCCGACGCACTACGGTCGCGTGTGCCCGATCGAGACGCCGGAAGGACCGAACATCGGGCTGATCGCCTCGCTGTCCACCTATGCGCGCGTGAACGAGTTCGGCTTCGTCGAGACGCCGTACCGCCGGGTCAAGGACGGCCGCGTGACCGACGAGATCGTGTACCTCTCGGCGCTCGAGGAGGAGGAGCACACGATCGCCCAGGCGAACGCGCCGATCGACGCCAAGGGGCACTACACGGCGGATCTGGTCTCGGCTCGCCTGGGCGGCGAGTTCACCATGGTGCGCCCCGAGCAGGTCGAGTTCATGGACGTGTCGCCGAACCAGCTCGTGTCGGTGGCCGCCTCCCTCATCCCCTTCCTCGAGAACGACGACGCCAACCGGGCGCTCATGGGCTCCAACATGCAGCGCCAGGCGGTGCCGCTGCTGAGGACCGATGCGCCGCTCGTCGGCACCGGCATGGAGCGCGTGGTCGCGCGCGACTCGGGCGTCACGGTCGTCGCGCGCCGCGACGGCGTGGTCGAGCAGGTCGATTCGACCCGCATCGTGGTGAAGGCCGACCGCCCGTCGCAGGACGGGCGCGACCCCGGCGTCGACATCTACAACCTGATCAAGTACCAGCGCTCGAACCAGAACACCTGCATCAACCAGCGTCCGATCGTGGTCGTGGGCGACCACGTCAAGGCGGGGGACGTCATCGCCGACGGTCCGTCGACGGAGATGGGCGAGCTTGCCCTCGGGCGCAACGTGCTGGTCGCCTTCATGCCGTGGGGCGGTTACAACTTCGAGGATTCGATCCTCATCTCCGAGCGCGTCGTCAAGGACGACTTCTTCACCTCGGTCCACATCGAGGAGTTCGAGTGCGTCGCGCGCGACACCAAGCTCGGTCCCGAGGAGATCACGCGGGACATCCCGAACGTCGGCGACGAGGCGCTGAAGGACCTCGACGACTCGGGGATCATCCGCATCGGCGCGGAGGTGAAGCCGGGCGACATCCTGGTCGGCAAGATCACGCCGAAGGGCGAGACCCAGCTCTCGCCCGAGGAGAAGCTCCTGCGCGCGATCTTCGGCGAGAAGGCGGGCGAGGTGCGGGACACCAGCCTCCGGGTCCCGCCGGGCGTCGAGGGCACGGTCATCAATGCCCGCGTGTTCTCCCGCAAGGGCATCCAGAAGGACGAGCGGTCGCGTGCGATCGAGGAGGACGAGGTCGCCAAGCTGCGGAAGGACCAGCAGGACGAGATCCGGATCATCCGGGAGAGCGCCGGCAAGAAGGTGCTCAAGCTCCTCCAGGGCAAGGTGACGACGGCGCGCCTCACCGACGACACCCGCAAGGTCCTGCTCCACAAGGGCGTCGAGATCGCACCCGAGATCCTCGCGCAGGTCCCCTCGAACTACTGGGGCGACATCAAGGTGGGCGACGAGCGCGTCGAGGACGAGCTCTCGCGGCTGGTCGAGGGGATGCAGGAGCAGATCGACCTCATCAAGATGGTCTTCAACGAGAAGATCGAACGGCTCAAGAGCGGCGACGAGCTCCCGCCCGGCGTCATCAAGATGGTCAAGGTCTTCGTCGCCATCAAGCGCAAGCTCCAGGTCGGCGACAAGATGGCCGGGCGCCACGGCAACAAGGGCGTGCTGTCGCGCATCCTGCCCGAGGAGGACATGCCGTACCTCGCCGACGGGACGCCGGTCGACATCGTGCTGAACCCGCTCGGGGTCCCGAGCCGCATGAACGTGGGTCAGATCCTCGAGACCCACCTCGGCTGGGCGGCGCGCGAGCTCGGCGGCCAGATCGAGTCCGACCTCGAGAGCGACGGGCGGCCGAACGTCGAGGCGCTGCGCAAGAAGCTGAAGGAGCTCTACGCTTCGAAGGAGCTCTCGGACTTCGTCGATGCGCTCGCCGACGACGACATCGTGAAGCTCGCCAAGAAGGCGTCGAAGGGCATCCACGTGGGGTCGCCCGTGTTCGACGGCGCCTCGGAGGAGGAGATCTTCAAGCTGATGGCGCGGGCCACGCTGCCCGCCACCGGCCAGACGCGGCTCCACGACGGACGGACCGGCGAGTCCTTCGCCCACGAGGTGACGGTGGGCGTCATGTACATGATGAAGCTCCACCATCTGGTCGACGACAAGATCCACGCGCGCTCGACCGGTCCGTACTCGCTGGTCACGCAGCAGCCGCTCGGCGGTAAGGCACAGTTCGGCGGCCAGCGGCTCGGGGAGATGGAGGTCTGGGCCCTCGAGGCGTACGGCGCGGCCTACACGCTGCAGGAGATGCTCACCGTCAAGTCGGACGATGTGGCGGGTCGCACCCGCATGTACGAGGCGATCGTCAAAGGCGAGAACGTCCTCGAGCCCGGGCTGCCCGAGTCCTTCAACGTCATGGTGAAGGAGCTCCAGAGCCTCGCGCTCGACATCGAGCTCACCGAAGACCGGCCGGCAGGAGATTGA
- the rplK gene encoding 50S ribosomal protein L11 — MAKKVIAEIKLQIPAGQANPSPPVGPALGQRGVNIMEFCKAFNAQTQAQAGLIIPVIITVYADRSFTFVTKTPPAAVLLKRAAGIEKGSGETGKKKVGQVTRQQLEEIARLKMPDLTAADLAAAVRTVEGTARSLGLEVV, encoded by the coding sequence ATGGCGAAGAAGGTCATCGCGGAGATCAAGCTCCAGATTCCCGCCGGTCAGGCCAATCCCAGCCCGCCGGTCGGTCCGGCTCTCGGCCAGCGCGGCGTCAACATCATGGAGTTCTGCAAGGCCTTCAACGCGCAGACCCAGGCGCAGGCCGGGCTCATCATCCCGGTCATCATTACCGTCTATGCCGACCGGTCGTTCACGTTCGTCACCAAGACCCCGCCGGCAGCCGTGCTGCTCAAGCGCGCGGCAGGCATCGAGAAGGGATCGGGCGAGACGGGTAAGAAGAAGGTGGGCCAGGTGACCCGGCAACAGCTGGAGGAGATCGCGCGGCTCAAGATGCCGGACCTCACTGCGGCCGACCTCGCGGCGGCCGTCCGGACCGTGGAAGGCACGGCCCGGAGCCTCGGGCTCGAGGTCGTGTAG
- the secE gene encoding preprotein translocase subunit SecE, translating into MNAIESLKQPIARSREFLEECWAELKKVHWPARKETQAATIVVIIGVVIVGLYLGLVDFLLSVIIRRALS; encoded by the coding sequence ATGAACGCCATCGAGTCGCTGAAGCAGCCCATCGCGCGGTCGCGGGAGTTCCTCGAGGAATGCTGGGCGGAGCTCAAGAAGGTGCACTGGCCGGCACGCAAGGAAACCCAGGCGGCGACGATCGTGGTCATTATCGGCGTGGTCATCGTGGGACTGTACTTGGGGCTCGTCGACTTCCTGCTGTCCGTGATCATCCGACGGGCGCTGAGTTGA
- the rlmB gene encoding 23S rRNA (guanosine(2251)-2'-O)-methyltransferase RlmB yields MRRNRTVDRPLIVHGANPVLELLRSSHPVTRVHLGPGPRTRELAVAARERGAPVVQEADRGALARLAGSPHHQGAVAIAPPFRYAALECLLAPERRSALLLDGLQDPRNLGAIIRTARAVGLGGVVLPQDRSVGVTGVVAATSAGLVFGLPVVRVPNLVRAMGGLKDAGYWLVGLAPEAPDRLGDREPPRRIAVALGGEGEGLRPLVRRACDFLTSIPMAPGVDSLNVAVAAGIALYALVKPPPRASRVPAIP; encoded by the coding sequence ATGAGGCGGAATCGAACAGTGGATCGGCCGCTCATCGTCCACGGCGCGAACCCGGTGCTCGAGCTCCTGCGGAGCAGCCACCCCGTGACGCGCGTGCACCTCGGCCCGGGGCCTCGCACGCGAGAGCTGGCGGTCGCCGCGCGCGAGCGCGGCGCCCCCGTCGTGCAGGAAGCCGACCGCGGTGCGCTGGCGCGCCTGGCCGGATCGCCCCATCATCAAGGGGCGGTGGCGATCGCACCGCCGTTCCGGTACGCCGCCCTCGAGTGCCTGCTCGCTCCGGAGCGCCGGAGCGCGCTCCTGCTCGATGGCCTTCAGGATCCCCGGAACCTGGGGGCGATCATCCGCACGGCCCGGGCGGTGGGGCTTGGCGGTGTCGTCCTGCCGCAGGATCGCAGCGTCGGCGTGACCGGCGTCGTGGCGGCGACCTCGGCCGGTCTCGTCTTCGGGCTGCCGGTCGTGCGGGTCCCGAACCTCGTCCGGGCCATGGGGGGGCTCAAAGACGCCGGCTACTGGCTCGTCGGGCTGGCCCCCGAGGCGCCCGACCGCCTCGGGGACCGCGAGCCGCCGCGGCGGATCGCCGTCGCCCTAGGTGGGGAGGGCGAGGGGCTGCGCCCCCTCGTCCGTCGGGCCTGCGACTTCCTGACCTCGATCCCGATGGCCCCCGGGGTCGATTCTCTGAACGTGGCCGTAGCCGCCGGGATCGCGCTCTACGCCCTCGTCAAGCCCCCGCCCCGGGCCTCCCGAGTCCCGGCAATTCCTTGA
- the rpmG gene encoding 50S ribosomal protein L33 produces MRDLITLVCDGCKRKNYTTTKNKKRTTDKLALKKFCPACRSHTVHKEGKV; encoded by the coding sequence ATGCGCGATCTGATCACGCTCGTCTGCGACGGATGCAAGCGGAAGAACTACACCACGACGAAGAACAAGAAGCGTACGACGGACAAGCTCGCGCTCAAGAAGTTCTGCCCGGCGTGCCGCAGCCACACGGTCCACAAGGAGGGCAAGGTCTAG